One genomic region from Solwaraspora sp. WMMD792 encodes:
- a CDS encoding HAD hydrolase-like protein has translation MSPVVGFDLDMTLIDSRPGVAATYRALTELTGVQVDAEVAVSRLGPPLRHEISQWFPADQVDAAVEQFRSLYPRYAVGPTLPMPGAVAALELVRERGGRVVVVTSKLGRLARLHLDHLRLPADEVAGDLFAEGKAVALREYAVQLYVGDHTADMVAARTAGIPGLGVASGPCSAAELRSTGAAAVIDDLTGFPAAADTLLRLAW, from the coding sequence ATGTCGCCGGTGGTCGGATTCGACCTGGACATGACATTGATCGACTCGCGGCCGGGGGTCGCCGCCACCTACCGGGCGTTGACCGAGCTCACCGGGGTGCAGGTGGACGCCGAGGTCGCGGTGTCCCGGCTCGGCCCGCCGCTGCGCCACGAGATCAGCCAGTGGTTTCCGGCCGACCAGGTCGATGCCGCGGTCGAGCAGTTCCGGTCGCTCTACCCCCGCTACGCGGTCGGTCCGACCCTGCCGATGCCCGGGGCGGTCGCCGCGCTCGAACTGGTCCGGGAGCGGGGTGGGCGGGTGGTGGTGGTCACCTCGAAGCTCGGCCGGCTGGCTCGCCTGCACCTGGACCACCTGAGGCTGCCGGCGGACGAGGTCGCCGGGGACCTGTTCGCCGAGGGCAAGGCGGTCGCCCTGCGCGAGTACGCCGTACAGCTGTATGTGGGTGACCATACGGCGGACATGGTGGCCGCGCGGACCGCCGGGATACCGGGTCTCGGGGTGGCCTCCGGCCCCTGTTCGGCGGCTGAGCTGCGGTCCACCGGAGCGGCTGCGGTGATCGACGACCTGACCGGATTCCCGGCGGCGGCCGACACACTGCTCCGGCTAGCCTGGTGA
- a CDS encoding cold shock domain-containing protein, with translation MPTGRVKWYDAGKGYGFVTSDEGGDVFLPKGALPAGVTDLKSGQRVEFGVVDSRRGAQALGVQLLEAPPSVAELRRRPPEELHGLVEDMIKVLEAKVQPDLRRGRFPDRKTAQTVAQLVHAVARELEV, from the coding sequence GTGCCGACGGGTCGAGTGAAATGGTACGACGCGGGAAAGGGGTACGGATTCGTCACCAGTGACGAGGGTGGCGACGTGTTCCTGCCCAAGGGTGCGTTGCCGGCTGGCGTCACCGACCTCAAGTCCGGGCAACGGGTGGAGTTCGGGGTGGTGGACAGCCGGCGCGGCGCGCAGGCGCTCGGCGTACAGCTGCTGGAGGCCCCGCCGTCCGTCGCCGAGCTGCGTCGGCGACCGCCGGAGGAGCTGCACGGACTGGTCGAAGACATGATCAAGGTGCTGGAGGCCAAGGTCCAGCCGGACCTGCGGCGGGGCCGGTTCCCGGACCGCAAGACGGCGCAGACCGTGGCCCAGCTGGTGCACGCGGTCGCCCGCGAACTGGAGGTCTGA
- a CDS encoding 1,4-dihydroxy-6-naphthoate synthase: MTLRLAFSPCPNDTFVFHALVHGLVPDAPPVTVRYADVDVTNSAAERGEFDLVKVSFAALPWLLPDYHLLPCGGALGRGCGPLLLTGGAAGGTAGEGRWSAGDLTGATVAVPGERTTAYLLFRLWSAGRPPARIEVVPFHEIMPGVAAGRYDAGLVIHEARFTYQRYGLTALVDLGAWWESDTGLPIPLGAILARRGVVDPAQATGWVRESVRLAWADPGASRDYVLAHAQEMEPDVVDRHIGLYVNEFTADLGADGYAAVAALLDRAAAHGLTPPTAGLLAPPPDDQLRRR, translated from the coding sequence GTGACCCTGCGGCTGGCTTTCTCCCCCTGCCCCAACGACACGTTCGTCTTCCACGCCCTGGTGCACGGGCTGGTGCCGGACGCCCCGCCGGTCACCGTCCGGTACGCCGACGTGGACGTCACCAACTCCGCCGCCGAACGTGGCGAGTTCGACCTGGTCAAGGTCAGTTTCGCCGCGTTGCCCTGGCTGCTGCCGGACTACCACCTGCTGCCCTGCGGGGGTGCGTTGGGCCGGGGCTGCGGCCCGCTGCTGCTGACCGGCGGCGCAGCCGGCGGTACGGCCGGGGAGGGTCGCTGGTCAGCCGGCGACCTGACCGGGGCGACCGTGGCCGTACCCGGTGAGCGGACCACCGCGTACCTGCTGTTCCGGCTCTGGTCGGCAGGTCGGCCGCCGGCCCGGATCGAGGTCGTGCCGTTCCACGAGATCATGCCCGGCGTCGCCGCCGGCCGGTACGACGCCGGCCTGGTGATCCACGAGGCACGGTTCACCTACCAGCGGTACGGGCTCACCGCGCTGGTCGACCTCGGGGCGTGGTGGGAGTCGGACACCGGGCTGCCGATCCCGTTGGGCGCGATCCTGGCCCGACGGGGCGTCGTCGACCCGGCGCAGGCGACCGGCTGGGTACGCGAGTCGGTCCGACTGGCCTGGGCGGATCCAGGCGCCTCCCGGGACTACGTGCTGGCCCACGCCCAGGAGATGGAGCCGGACGTGGTGGACCGGCACATCGGGCTGTACGTCAACGAATTCACCGCCGACCTCGGTGCCGACGGATATGCGGCGGTCGCCGCGCTACTGGACCGGGCGGCGGCGCACGGGCTCACCCCACCGACGGCAGGGCTGCTCGCGCCACCGCCCGACGACCAGCTACGGCGGCGGTAG
- a CDS encoding futalosine hydrolase, with protein MRILIVTAVEAEAVALRRGIAPGSSTAGSGTAADGGTTGDAADRAVDVAVVGVGSAAAAAGTSRQLALAASSGRPYDAVVSAGIGGGFPDRIAVGQTAVATRSVAADLGAESPDGFLTIDELGFGTAVAPADDALTGWLRAALPDAVPGAVLTVNTVTGTATTAGTLTGRYPDAVAEAMEGYGVACAAGLAGLPFAELRTISNPVGPRDRAGWRIPSALAALTTAASALTSRSADYRG; from the coding sequence GTGCGGATTCTGATCGTGACCGCGGTCGAGGCCGAGGCGGTCGCCCTCCGGCGCGGAATCGCCCCGGGCAGCAGCACAGCCGGTAGCGGCACGGCAGCGGACGGCGGCACGACGGGCGACGCAGCCGACCGAGCGGTCGACGTCGCGGTGGTCGGGGTCGGTTCGGCGGCCGCCGCCGCCGGGACCAGCCGGCAGCTGGCACTCGCGGCGAGCAGCGGACGCCCGTACGACGCGGTGGTCAGCGCGGGGATCGGCGGCGGATTCCCCGACCGGATCGCCGTCGGGCAGACCGCCGTCGCCACCCGCAGCGTCGCGGCCGACCTCGGCGCCGAGTCGCCGGACGGGTTCCTGACGATCGACGAACTCGGCTTCGGCACCGCGGTCGCCCCCGCCGACGACGCGCTCACCGGCTGGCTGCGGGCGGCGCTACCGGACGCCGTACCCGGCGCGGTGCTGACGGTGAACACCGTGACCGGCACCGCGACGACCGCAGGGACGCTCACCGGCCGTTACCCCGACGCGGTGGCCGAGGCCATGGAGGGGTACGGGGTCGCCTGCGCCGCCGGGCTGGCCGGGCTGCCCTTCGCGGAGCTGCGTACCATCTCCAACCCGGTCGGCCCGCGCGACCGGGCCGGCTGGCGGATCCCGTCGGCGCTGGCCGCGCTGACCACGGCGGCCAGCGCGCTGACCAGCCGGAGTGCCGACTACCGTGGCTGA
- a CDS encoding MFS transporter → MGLFRSLGHTAGTAFRGTRAVLRGTAHSGRWAGHKVLQVRHRGAGGEPGMSRLFDLHAASCAGDTLITIGLAGTIFFSAPLGEARSSVALYLLVTMVPFALLAPVVGPVLDHFRHGRRYALATTMLGRAFLAWLIADHLNGFGLYPAAFGVLALSRAYGVGRSAAVPRLLPAGLGLSQAGARASVYGTIAGALVAPLGLAAFWFGPQWPLRVASVIFLVGMVIALRLPPRADSEPAERVPRAFRVFGLRRGTDRQRILTGSRLVIATLVGSGTLRCLYGFLLLFLAFAIKAGDLSTVVFSQQLGDEGALGLVGAALAAGSFAATAIGSRMRINRPLALQSSGLVIVAGVGVLATLQFSLLMVALFCFVTAIISGIAKLAVDATIQERLPERLRASAFAHSETILMLSFVAGGAFGLIPVDGRVGVVAAAGFGILAAARAMIVAGRQRKDRLNGRPVDAADDVPETPEPGTAGSGDADPGTPDAGSPDDGGTVVPPRARRSIVPARIRPRPRPAPPTPAPPAPVGAGQGGTGPVGAEPVGVPAAGAPAGHRDDDRSDGQADDDDPTPPGFHIYRPSSTLRRAAEDDRPDGPDSGS, encoded by the coding sequence ATGGGGCTGTTTCGCTCGCTCGGGCACACGGCCGGGACCGCCTTCCGCGGCACCCGCGCGGTGCTGCGCGGCACGGCGCACAGCGGTCGCTGGGCCGGACACAAGGTTCTGCAGGTACGCCACCGCGGGGCGGGCGGTGAACCGGGCATGTCGCGCCTGTTCGACCTGCACGCCGCCTCCTGCGCCGGGGATACCCTGATCACGATCGGGCTTGCCGGGACCATCTTCTTCAGCGCGCCGCTCGGCGAGGCCCGCAGCAGCGTGGCGCTCTACCTGCTGGTGACGATGGTCCCGTTCGCGCTGCTGGCCCCGGTGGTCGGCCCGGTGCTCGACCACTTCCGGCACGGCCGGCGGTACGCGCTGGCCACCACCATGCTCGGCCGGGCCTTCCTGGCCTGGTTGATCGCCGACCACCTGAACGGGTTCGGGCTGTATCCGGCGGCGTTCGGGGTGCTCGCCCTGTCCCGGGCGTACGGCGTCGGCCGCTCCGCCGCCGTGCCCCGGCTGTTGCCGGCCGGGCTGGGGCTGTCCCAGGCCGGGGCCCGGGCCAGCGTCTACGGCACGATCGCCGGAGCGCTGGTCGCACCACTGGGGCTGGCGGCGTTCTGGTTCGGGCCGCAGTGGCCGCTGCGGGTCGCGTCGGTGATCTTCCTGGTCGGCATGGTGATCGCGCTGCGGCTGCCGCCTCGGGCCGACTCCGAGCCCGCCGAGCGGGTGCCGCGCGCGTTCCGGGTGTTCGGTCTGCGGCGCGGCACCGACCGGCAGCGGATTCTCACCGGGAGCCGGCTGGTGATCGCCACCCTGGTCGGCAGCGGCACGTTACGTTGCCTCTACGGCTTCCTGCTGCTCTTCCTCGCGTTCGCGATCAAGGCGGGCGATCTGTCCACGGTGGTGTTCAGCCAGCAGCTCGGCGACGAGGGCGCGCTGGGGTTGGTCGGAGCGGCGTTGGCCGCCGGCAGCTTCGCCGCCACCGCGATCGGCAGCCGGATGCGGATCAACCGCCCACTCGCCCTGCAGTCCAGCGGGCTGGTGATCGTGGCCGGTGTCGGCGTACTCGCCACCCTGCAGTTTTCGCTGCTGATGGTGGCGCTGTTCTGTTTCGTCACCGCGATCATCAGCGGCATTGCGAAGCTCGCGGTGGACGCCACCATCCAGGAGCGGCTGCCGGAACGGCTGCGGGCCAGCGCATTCGCCCACTCCGAGACCATTCTGATGCTGTCGTTCGTCGCAGGTGGCGCGTTCGGGCTGATTCCGGTGGACGGCCGGGTCGGTGTCGTCGCGGCGGCCGGCTTCGGCATACTCGCCGCCGCCCGCGCGATGATCGTCGCCGGCCGGCAGCGCAAGGACCGGCTCAACGGCCGACCGGTCGACGCAGCCGACGACGTCCCGGAGACGCCCGAACCCGGCACCGCCGGATCAGGCGACGCCGACCCCGGTACGCCCGACGCCGGCTCACCCGACGACGGCGGCACGGTTGTTCCGCCACGCGCCCGCCGGTCGATCGTCCCGGCCCGGATCCGGCCACGTCCGCGACCCGCCCCGCCGACGCCGGCACCGCCGGCACCGGTCGGCGCTGGGCAGGGCGGCACCGGCCCGGTCGGTGCCGAGCCGGTCGGCGTCCCGGCCGCCGGCGCACCCGCCGGTCACCGCGACGACGACCGGTCCGACGGCCAAGCCGACGACGACGATCCGACGCCACCCGGATTCCACATCTACCGCCCGTCGTCGACGCTGCGCCGCGCGGCCGAGGACGATCGACCCGACGGGCCGGACAGCGGAAGCTGA
- a CDS encoding DUF3027 domain-containing protein, with protein MPTTSRCRRGSACRRCRPVGNNGTVTRSTARAARLDSVCAKAVDVAYAALTDAVDPAEVGEHLQAVAEGDRLVTHLFDCHLAGYQGWRWAVTVTRVSRSRQVTVCETVLLPGPDALLAPGWLPWHDRLQPGDLGVGDLLPTSFDDDRLAPGYLQSDDPAVEEVSWELGLGRSRVMSREGRADTAQRWYDGEHGPQAPISVAAPDTARCGACGFYLMLAGALRQAFGVCGNVYAPDDGRVVSVDHGCGAHSETLTGPAVTPVDELPTVYDDGEVETVTMRSGPAGD; from the coding sequence CTGCCGACAACGAGTCGTTGTCGGCGGGGGAGTGCCTGTCGGCGGTGCCGGCCGGTAGGCAACAATGGGACGGTGACCAGGAGCACCGCTCGTGCCGCCCGCCTCGACTCGGTCTGCGCCAAAGCCGTCGACGTGGCGTACGCCGCGCTGACCGACGCGGTGGATCCCGCCGAGGTCGGCGAGCACCTGCAGGCAGTCGCCGAAGGCGACCGGCTGGTGACCCACCTCTTCGACTGCCATCTTGCCGGGTACCAGGGCTGGCGGTGGGCGGTCACCGTGACCCGGGTCTCTCGCAGCCGGCAGGTGACCGTCTGTGAGACGGTGCTGCTGCCCGGCCCGGACGCGTTGCTGGCACCGGGTTGGCTGCCCTGGCACGACCGGCTGCAGCCCGGTGACCTGGGCGTCGGTGACCTGTTGCCGACCTCGTTCGACGACGACCGGCTCGCGCCCGGTTACCTGCAGTCGGACGACCCGGCCGTCGAGGAGGTCTCCTGGGAGCTCGGGCTCGGCCGGAGCCGGGTGATGTCTCGCGAGGGCCGCGCCGACACCGCGCAGCGCTGGTACGACGGCGAACACGGCCCGCAGGCACCGATCTCGGTCGCCGCGCCGGACACGGCCCGCTGCGGCGCCTGCGGGTTCTACCTGATGCTGGCTGGGGCGCTGCGGCAGGCGTTCGGGGTGTGCGGCAACGTGTACGCACCGGACGACGGCCGGGTGGTGAGCGTGGACCACGGCTGCGGCGCGCACTCGGAGACGCTGACCGGCCCGGCGGTGACCCCGGTGGACGAGTTGCCCACGGTCTACGACGACGGCGAGGTCGAGACGGTCACGATGCGTTCGGGTCCGGCGGGCGACTGA
- a CDS encoding DUF2530 domain-containing protein translates to MTPPDAPTGPVRLPRAPRPAPLDPPMVPFAVGGMIAWAIAGLVCLLARDWLADTGRTDWLWTCLAGLLLGLPGLAVMLRHDANRRRRHADQVSRPPDPNAS, encoded by the coding sequence ATGACTCCGCCGGACGCCCCGACCGGCCCGGTGCGGCTGCCGAGGGCACCCCGACCGGCGCCGCTGGACCCACCGATGGTGCCGTTCGCCGTCGGCGGGATGATCGCCTGGGCCATCGCCGGGCTGGTCTGCCTGCTCGCCCGAGACTGGCTGGCCGACACCGGGCGTACCGACTGGCTCTGGACCTGCCTGGCCGGTCTCCTGCTCGGGCTGCCCGGGCTCGCGGTGATGCTGCGGCACGACGCCAACCGGCGACGGCGCCACGCCGACCAGGTCAGTCGCCCGCCGGACCCGAACGCATCGTGA